A region from the Cannabis sativa cultivar Pink pepper isolate KNU-18-1 chromosome 9, ASM2916894v1, whole genome shotgun sequence genome encodes:
- the LOC115723867 gene encoding late embryogenesis abundant protein D-34-like yields the protein MSQEQPRRSQGDQEQVKYDDISMETSMKIQSTIQSQAQWNGLDVSNLARGEGVEIMESTTDVTDNQSVGGQVVSEYGHQQQRRVSSVADDDLSESCAITIGEALEATAKTLGHKAVDKIDAAAIQAAEARATGSNDVTPGGLASVAQSTATFNCGIDVDECYKFKLRDILTDASAKLPADKRATQKDAEGVVKAELLNNPVPMTKPGGVAACVKTAATLNETIIM from the exons atgagCCAAGAACAGCCACGTAGGTCTCAAGGCGACCAAGAACAGGTCAAATACGACGACATTTCCATGGAAACTTCCATGAAGATACAATCGACCATACAGAGCCAGGCCCAGTGGAACGGTTTAGACGTCTCCAACTTGGCTAGAGGGGAAGGTGTCGAGATTATGGAGAGCACCACTGACGTCACTGACAACCAATCAGTCGGTGGGCAG gtTGTTAGTGAGTATGGTCATCAACAGCAGCGGAGGGTCTCATCAGTTGCTGATGATGATCTTAGTGAGTCGTGTGCAATAACAATAGGAGAAGCTCTAGAAGCGACGGCAAAGACCCTTGGGCATAAGGCGGTGGATAAGATTGACGCGGCGGCCATTCAAGCTGCGGAGGCTAGAGCAACAG GTAGTAATGACGTCACACCAGGTGGCCTTGCCTCAGTGGCTCAATCAACGGCCACCTTCAATTGTGGTATTGATGTGGACGAGTGCTACAAGTTTAAGCTCCGAGATATTCTCACC gatGCGAGTGCGAAACTTCCGGCTGACAAAAGAGCGACACAGAAGGACGCAGAAGGGGTGGTGAAAGCAGAGCTGCTGAACAACCCCGTTCCGATGACAAAGCCGGGCGGAGTGGCCGCGTGTGTGAAGACAGCTGCTACCCTCAACGAAACTATTATTATGTGA
- the LOC133031229 gene encoding secreted RxLR effector protein 161-like has translation MWKKIIFRPKEEHEELLGPELSYLSAIGALMYLANCTRPDIAFSVNLLARFSLAPTYRHWKGIKHILHYLQDTIDKGLFNSNNCGSQLMGYADEGYLSDPHKARSETGYLFTCGDTAIYISWRSTKQTLVATSSNHAEILAIHEASRECIWLRSLTQHIRGTCGLTSNKEVPTILYEDNAACIAQLKGGYTKGARTKHISPKFFFAHNLQENGNIDVQQIRSSDNLADSFTKALPTSTFEKMVHKIGMRRLKDLREYRNEGE, from the coding sequence ATGTGGAAAAAGATCATTTTTCGACCTAAAGAAGAACATGAAGAGCTCCTTGGTCCAGAACTATCATATCTTAGTGCAATAGGAGCATTGATGTATCTTGCGAATTGTACAAGACCTGATATAGCTTTCTCTGTCAATTTGTTAGCAAGATTTAGTTTAGCTCCAACATATAGACATTGGAAAGGGATTAAGCACATACTTCACTATCTTCAGGATACTATTGATAAAGGATTGTTCAATTCTAATAATTGCGGGTCACAACTTATGGGCTACGCAGATGaaggatatttatctgatccacaTAAAGCTAGATCTGAAACTGGCTATTTGTTCACTTGCGGTGACACTGCTATATATATATCCTGGCGGTCAACAAAGCAAACTCTGGTGGCTACTTCCTCAAATCATGCTGAGATACTTGCAATTCACGAGGCAAGTCGAGAATGCATTTGGTTAAGATCATTGACACAACATATTCGAGGAACATGTGGATTAACATCTAATAAAGAAGTACCAAcaattctctatgaagataatgctgcttgcatcgctcaacttaaAGGAGGGTACACTAAAGGAGCTAGAACTAAACATATTTCACCAAAATTCTTCTTTGCACACAATCTTCAAGAAAATGGTAATATCGATGTTCAACAAATTCGATCAAGTGATAATCTTGCAGACTCATTCACAAAggcattaccaacatcaacttttGAGAAGATGGTTCACAAGATTGGAATGCGTCGATTAAAGGATCTCCGTGAATACCGAAATGAGGGGGAGTAA
- the LOC115723801 gene encoding late embryogenesis abundant protein D-34-like — protein sequence MMQNSESITLGQAQNESSGFVGLVDDSDMAGAKAEAEGVSVAEETHQDVPVAWVVNHEYGEPSRATGEAPLSEMSAITIGEALETTAKTIGYKAVDQNDAAAIEAAEARCIGSDSNVVIAGGLTGLAQSAVSLNRAVSEKNKIKLKDILTDATLKLAIDKAATREDAEEVVEAELLNKPIPVTTPGGVAAAVKSAARLNETSTI from the exons ATGATGCAAAATTCTGAATCGATCACATTGGGCCAGGCCCAGAACGAGAGTTCAGGCTTTGTTGGCCTTGTGGACGACTCGGACATGGCTGGAGCCAAAGCCGAAGCCGAAGGTGTCTCTGTAGCCGAGGAGACTCATCAAGACGTGCCTGTGGCTTGG GTGGTTAATCATGAGTATGGTGAGCCGAGTAGGGCCACAGGTGAGGCGCCGCTGAGTGAGATGAGTGCAATAACAATAGGAGAAGCTCTAGAAACAACAGCCAAGACCATCGGATATAAGGCGGTTGACCAGAACGACGCGGCTGCCATTGAAGCTGCGGAGGCCAGATGTATAGGCAGTGATAGTAATGTGGTAATAGCTGGTGGCCTCACTGGGTTGGCTCAGTCAGCAGTGTCCTTGAATCGCGCTGTTTCCGAGAAGAATAAGATTAAGCTCAAAGATATTTTAACC gaCGCAACTTTGAAGCTGGCTATTGACAAGGCGGCGACACGGGAGGACGCGGAAGAGGTAGTGGAAGCAGAGTTGCTGAACAAGCCGATTCCGGTGACAACGCCGGGCGGAGTGGCGGCAGCTGTGAAGTCAGCTGCTAGACTCAACGAAACTTCAACTATATGA